A genomic window from Paraburkholderia phytofirmans OLGA172 includes:
- a CDS encoding MarR family winged helix-turn-helix transcriptional regulator, which translates to MTKSSSIKKPSPVDVKPPRKGVAKPAENVVDLEMSTGADSHMGLRLWLRMLTTTNLVQAELRKRLRNEFDTTLPRFDLMAQLERHPEGLKMTELSRRLMVTGGNVTGITDQLEKDGLVSRDTDPNDRRSISVCLTPTGRKAFDKMAVAHEQWVVELFGGLSLDEKSRTHQHLGKLKKHLLDSLKD; encoded by the coding sequence GTGACCAAGTCATCAAGCATCAAAAAGCCCTCGCCGGTGGACGTCAAGCCGCCGCGCAAAGGCGTCGCCAAACCAGCGGAGAACGTCGTGGATCTGGAAATGAGCACCGGCGCCGATAGTCACATGGGCTTGCGTTTGTGGCTGCGCATGCTGACCACCACCAATCTCGTGCAAGCCGAACTGCGCAAACGCCTGCGCAACGAATTCGACACCACGCTGCCGCGCTTCGATTTGATGGCGCAGCTCGAACGGCATCCGGAAGGTCTGAAGATGACCGAACTGTCGCGCCGTTTGATGGTGACGGGCGGCAACGTGACCGGCATTACCGATCAGCTCGAAAAAGACGGCCTGGTTTCGCGCGACACCGATCCGAACGACCGCCGTTCGATCAGCGTGTGCCTTACGCCCACTGGCCGCAAGGCGTTCGACAAGATGGCCGTGGCGCATGAGCAGTGGGTCGTCGAACTGTTCGGCGGCTTGAGCCTCGACGAAAAATCACGTACCCATCAGCACCTCGGCAAACTTAAGAAGCATCTGCTCGACAGTCTGAAAGACTGA
- a CDS encoding enoyl-CoA hydratase family protein: protein MTRSNADALLAGNRLTLAGYEAQHFGWSVADKVATITLNRPERKNPLTFESYAELRDLFRQLAYATDVKAVVIHGAGENFCSGGDVHDIIAPLIDLPMPELLLFTRMTGDLVKAMRHCPQPIIAAVDGVCAGAGAILAMSSDMRLGTARSKLAFLFSRVGLAGCDMGACAILPRIIGQGRAAELLFTGRSASGDEGHAWGFYNRLCEPAALLADAQKLAADLVAGPTFAHGITKTMLHQEWSMSIDEAIESEAQAQAICMSTRDFERAYSAFAVKSRPVFEGD from the coding sequence ATGACACGATCCAATGCCGACGCGCTACTAGCCGGCAACCGCCTGACGCTCGCCGGCTACGAGGCGCAACATTTCGGCTGGTCGGTCGCCGACAAAGTCGCGACGATCACGCTAAACCGCCCCGAACGCAAGAACCCGCTGACCTTCGAATCGTATGCGGAATTGCGCGATCTGTTCCGGCAACTCGCCTATGCAACCGACGTGAAGGCAGTGGTGATTCACGGTGCAGGCGAGAACTTCTGCTCCGGCGGCGACGTGCACGACATCATCGCGCCGCTAATCGATCTGCCGATGCCGGAACTGCTTCTGTTCACGCGCATGACCGGCGACCTGGTCAAAGCGATGCGCCATTGCCCGCAACCCATCATCGCCGCGGTCGACGGCGTATGCGCCGGCGCCGGCGCGATTCTGGCAATGTCGTCGGATATGCGGCTCGGCACCGCGCGCAGCAAACTCGCGTTTCTGTTCTCACGCGTCGGCCTCGCGGGTTGCGATATGGGCGCCTGCGCGATCCTGCCGCGCATCATCGGTCAGGGACGCGCCGCCGAGTTGTTGTTCACCGGCCGCTCGGCGAGTGGCGACGAAGGCCACGCATGGGGCTTCTATAACCGCCTGTGCGAACCGGCAGCGCTCCTCGCGGACGCGCAAAAGCTCGCCGCCGATCTCGTCGCCGGTCCGACTTTCGCGCACGGCATCACGAAGACGATGCTGCACCAGGAATGGAGCATGAGCATCGACGAAGCGATCGAGTCGGAAGCGCAAGCCCAGGCAATCTGCATGAGCACACGCGATTTCGAACGTGCGTATAGCGCGTTTGCCGTGAAGTCGCGCCCTGTGTTCGAAGGAGATTGA
- a CDS encoding acyl-CoA dehydrogenase family protein, translated as MDLHSALAWPFFESRHRELAKGIEAWCRANLSHVEHDDVDTTCRRLVRELGAAGWLKYGVGGVAYGGNGDTIDTRAVCLLRETLARHSGLADFALAMQGLGSGAISLGGTHEQKTRYLPRVANGSAIAAFALSEPEAGSDVAAMSLSAREDGDFYVLDGDKTWISNGGIADFYVVFARTGEAPGARGITAFIVEADTPGLEIAERIDVIAPHPLARLHFAGARVPRSQMLGAPGEGFKLAMRTLDIFRTSVAAASLGFARHAMAEGLSRASSRKMFGQTLGDFQLTQAKLAQMALTIDSSALLVYRAAWLRDQGENVTREAAMAKWHASEGAQQVIDAAVQLYGGMGVQSGTAVEMLYREIRALRIYEGATEVQQLIVGRDLLKAHAAEAIKDAAK; from the coding sequence ATGGATCTGCACAGCGCACTGGCCTGGCCGTTTTTTGAATCGCGCCATCGCGAACTGGCTAAGGGTATTGAAGCATGGTGCCGCGCGAATCTCTCGCACGTAGAGCACGATGACGTCGATACGACCTGCCGCCGTTTGGTCCGTGAACTCGGCGCGGCAGGCTGGCTGAAATACGGTGTCGGCGGCGTGGCCTATGGCGGGAATGGCGACACCATCGACACACGCGCCGTCTGCCTGTTGCGCGAAACGCTCGCCAGGCATTCCGGTCTCGCGGATTTCGCGCTGGCGATGCAAGGACTCGGCTCGGGCGCGATCTCGCTCGGCGGCACGCATGAGCAAAAGACGCGCTATTTGCCGCGCGTGGCGAACGGGTCGGCCATCGCCGCCTTCGCCTTGTCGGAACCTGAAGCGGGATCGGACGTCGCCGCGATGTCCCTCTCGGCGCGCGAAGACGGCGACTTCTACGTACTCGACGGCGACAAGACGTGGATCTCGAACGGCGGCATCGCCGATTTCTACGTGGTGTTCGCCAGAACCGGCGAAGCGCCGGGCGCACGCGGCATTACCGCCTTTATCGTCGAAGCCGACACACCGGGACTGGAAATCGCCGAACGCATCGACGTGATCGCACCGCATCCGCTAGCGCGTTTGCACTTTGCCGGCGCACGCGTGCCGCGCAGCCAGATGCTCGGCGCACCCGGCGAAGGTTTCAAGCTCGCCATGCGTACGCTGGATATTTTCCGCACGTCGGTGGCGGCTGCGTCGTTGGGTTTCGCGCGTCATGCCATGGCTGAGGGCCTCTCGCGCGCATCGTCGCGCAAGATGTTCGGACAGACGCTCGGCGATTTTCAGCTGACGCAAGCCAAGCTCGCCCAGATGGCGTTGACTATCGACAGCAGCGCGTTGCTGGTCTATCGCGCGGCCTGGCTGCGCGATCAGGGCGAAAACGTCACGCGTGAAGCCGCGATGGCCAAGTGGCACGCCAGCGAAGGCGCGCAACAGGTGATCGACGCCGCCGTGCAACTCTATGGCGGCATGGGTGTGCAAAGCGGCACAGCGGTCGAGATGCTGTACCGCGAAATTCGTGCGCTGCGTATCTATGAAGGTGCGACTGAGGTGCAGCAGTTGATTGTCGGCCGCGACCTCCTGAAGGCCCACGCCGCGGAAGCCATCAAGGACGCAGCGAAATGA
- a CDS encoding acyl-CoA thioesterase codes for MNTTFERPVRIRFSHCDPAGIVFFPQYLVMTNALVEDWFNEGLQIDYAQMIAQRRVGLPIVKLDCEFSRPSQMGETITLALNLTKVGRRSISIEIVGQHGDETRFRAKQVLVTTSLESGTSIDIPTDIASALATFAPQPEPIEAHRS; via the coding sequence ATGAACACGACCTTCGAAAGACCAGTCCGCATCCGTTTCTCGCATTGCGATCCGGCGGGCATCGTGTTCTTTCCGCAATATCTGGTGATGACCAACGCGTTGGTCGAAGACTGGTTCAACGAAGGCCTGCAGATCGATTATGCGCAAATGATCGCGCAACGCCGCGTCGGCTTGCCGATCGTCAAACTCGACTGCGAGTTTTCGCGGCCGAGCCAGATGGGCGAAACGATCACGCTGGCACTCAACCTCACAAAGGTCGGGCGCCGCTCGATCAGCATCGAGATCGTCGGCCAGCACGGCGACGAAACCCGCTTCCGCGCGAAACAGGTGCTGGTCACGACATCGCTCGAAAGCGGTACGTCCATCGACATTCCCACCGACATCGCGAGCGCACTCGCGACGTTCGCCCCACAGCCCGAACCCATCGAGGCACATCGCTCATGA
- a CDS encoding RidA family protein, which translates to MKKALLPAGWIKPRGYANGVAATGTQVFIAGQIGWDEQARFQTTDFAQQAIQALKNVVAVLHEAGGAPEHLVRLTWYVTDKREYLASLKDIGRAFRELIGDYDIAMSAVQVVALIEDEAKVEIEATAVIPQ; encoded by the coding sequence ATGAAAAAAGCTCTCCTTCCTGCCGGTTGGATCAAACCGCGCGGCTATGCGAACGGCGTTGCAGCAACCGGCACGCAAGTGTTCATCGCCGGCCAGATCGGCTGGGACGAACAGGCGCGCTTTCAGACCACCGACTTCGCACAGCAAGCGATTCAGGCGCTCAAGAACGTCGTGGCCGTCCTGCACGAAGCGGGCGGCGCACCGGAGCATCTGGTCCGCTTGACGTGGTACGTCACGGACAAGCGCGAATACCTCGCTTCGCTGAAAGATATCGGCCGTGCATTTCGCGAACTGATCGGCGACTACGACATCGCAATGAGCGCGGTCCAGGTCGTCGCACTGATCGAAGACGAAGCCAAGGTCGAAATCGAAGCGACGGCAGTGATCCCTCAGTAA
- a CDS encoding AMP-binding protein, translating to MEPSAHVDTFARDNLPPQDQWPVFLLDNPDVAYPARFNCATELLDRTIEAGHRDRPAIWSDVDGKPQATTYGELLALVNRSAHVLVDEMGLQPGNRVLLRGPNTLHMAVTALAALKAGLVVVPTMPLLRAKELKQIIEKAQVSAALCDARLTDELARCNDPQDEFYCAGLKQIRWFHDDSADSLDTLAINKPDHFTACDTAADDVCLIAFTSGTTGAPKGCMHFHRDVLAMCDLFPRHVLKPSSSDVFCGTPPLAFTFGLGGLLCFPLRVGASTVLIERLTPETLLQIVERFHATIMFTAPTFYRQMAPLVAHHDVSSLAKTVSAGEALPDSTRRLWHDATGIDMIDGIGGTELIHIFISAQGDAIRPNAIGRAVPGYVIQAVDDAMQPVPAGTIGKLAVRGPTGCRYLADDRQMKFVRDGWNLPGDSVYLDEDGYVFYQARADDMIVSAGYNISGPEVESVLLQHDAVAECGVIGVADETRGQIVKAFVVLNPGYKPDDKLVAQLQDFVKNSVAPYKYPRVISFIDSLPRTETGKLKRFELRTLK from the coding sequence ATGGAACCGTCAGCACACGTCGACACCTTCGCGCGCGACAATCTTCCGCCGCAAGATCAATGGCCTGTCTTTCTGCTCGACAACCCGGACGTTGCTTACCCGGCGCGCTTCAATTGCGCGACGGAATTGCTCGACAGAACGATCGAAGCGGGACATCGCGACCGTCCGGCGATCTGGTCGGACGTAGATGGAAAACCGCAGGCGACCACTTACGGTGAGCTGCTTGCCTTGGTGAACCGCAGCGCGCATGTGCTGGTCGACGAAATGGGTTTGCAGCCGGGCAATCGCGTGCTGCTGCGCGGACCGAACACGTTGCACATGGCGGTGACGGCGCTCGCCGCGCTGAAGGCCGGCCTCGTCGTGGTGCCCACCATGCCGCTGCTGCGTGCGAAAGAACTCAAGCAGATCATCGAGAAGGCGCAAGTCAGCGCCGCGCTATGCGACGCACGCCTGACCGATGAACTCGCACGCTGCAACGACCCTCAGGATGAGTTCTATTGCGCGGGCCTGAAACAGATACGCTGGTTTCATGACGATTCCGCCGATTCGCTCGACACCCTCGCGATCAACAAACCGGACCACTTCACCGCGTGCGACACCGCGGCCGACGACGTCTGCCTGATCGCCTTCACCAGCGGCACGACGGGCGCACCGAAAGGCTGCATGCATTTTCATCGCGACGTATTGGCGATGTGCGATCTGTTTCCGCGTCATGTTTTGAAGCCTTCATCGAGCGATGTGTTTTGCGGCACGCCGCCGCTCGCCTTCACATTCGGCCTGGGCGGCTTGCTGTGCTTTCCGCTGCGAGTGGGTGCGTCGACGGTGCTGATCGAGCGGCTCACGCCCGAGACCTTGCTGCAAATCGTCGAACGCTTTCACGCGACGATCATGTTCACCGCGCCGACCTTCTATCGGCAAATGGCACCGCTTGTTGCGCATCATGACGTTTCGAGCCTGGCGAAAACGGTCTCCGCGGGAGAGGCGTTGCCGGATTCGACGCGACGTCTATGGCACGACGCTACCGGCATCGACATGATCGATGGGATCGGCGGCACGGAACTGATCCATATTTTCATCTCGGCGCAAGGCGACGCGATCCGCCCGAATGCTATCGGTCGCGCGGTGCCGGGCTACGTCATCCAAGCCGTGGATGACGCCATGCAGCCGGTCCCGGCGGGCACAATCGGCAAACTCGCGGTACGCGGGCCGACCGGCTGCCGCTATCTCGCCGACGACCGCCAAATGAAGTTCGTCCGCGACGGCTGGAACCTTCCCGGCGACTCGGTCTATCTCGACGAAGACGGTTACGTGTTCTATCAGGCCCGCGCCGACGACATGATCGTCTCCGCCGGCTACAACATCTCCGGCCCGGAAGTGGAAAGCGTGCTGCTGCAACACGACGCGGTGGCCGAATGCGGTGTGATCGGCGTGGCCGACGAGACGCGCGGGCAAATCGTCAAGGCCTTCGTGGTGCTGAACCCAGGTTATAAGCCGGATGACAAACTGGTCGCGCAACTGCAGGATTTCGTGAAAAACAGCGTGGCGCCGT